One genomic segment of Acropora muricata isolate sample 2 unplaced genomic scaffold, ASM3666990v1 scaffold_754, whole genome shotgun sequence includes these proteins:
- the LOC136907858 gene encoding uncharacterized protein — translation MSNTKLFADDMKVYRILRDTKKDIEELQKDLTRLESWSNDWQLKFNTDKWEVMRISKNNDYSSPQYHLCGNQLKAVSEVKDLGIYITSNLPWSTQANKCANKANSVLGFIRRTVGPKNPELFPKLLEYCSPVWCPHLKKDSKILEKVQSTASKCALGNIGQDMPYKERLKLLK, via the coding sequence ATGTCAAACACAAAGCTCTTTGCAGATGATATGAAGGTGTATAGGATACTCAGGGATACTAAGAAAGATATAGAAGAGCTACAGAAAGATCTTACTCGCCTGGAATCTTGGAGCAACGACTGGCAGCTGAAATTTAACACTGATAAATGGGAAGTGATGCGCATTTctaaaaataatgattattcaaGTCCTCAATATCATCTATGTGGTAACCAGTTGAAAGCTGTATCTGAAGTGAAGGATCTCGGAATCTATATTACTTCGAACTTGCCATGGAGTACGCAAGCCAACAAATGCGCAAACAAGGCAAACAGTGTACTTGGATTTATAAGGCGAACGGTGGGTCCCAAAAACCCTGAGCTCTTTCCGAAACTTCTCGAGTACTGCTCTCCAGTTTGGTGTCCGCATCTTAAAAAAGACTCAAAAATCTTGGAGAAAGTACAAAGTACGGCATCCAAATGTGCCCTTGGAAATATTGGGCAAGATATGCCCTACAAAGAACGTCTAAAGCTCCTCAAGTAG